Part of the Brevibacillus brevis genome is shown below.
AAATGGAAATCTGATGAGACGCAATCTTGAAAAAAGTTCGTCTGAAACCGTATAATGGTAGTCCTTGGGAGGGGATAATGCCGTGAAAGACCACAAATGGATCGAACGAAATGGAAAACGTCTCTCTGCTATGATTCACTTGCCGGATGGTGTGGCAAATCCGCCTGTCGTCATTTTCTGCCACGGTTTTACGGGAGAAAAAGTGGGTGGCAACCAGTTTGTCCTGCGGCTGGCCAATGCGGTGGAGGCGGCCGGTTACGCTGCCATCCGGTTTGATTTTTCCGGATCGGGGGAAAGTGCGGGAATATTTGAGCAAGACACGACGATTTCCGGCTGGACAGACGATCTGCGTAACGTCGTCGAATGGACGAGGCAAGAACCTCTGTTTCGGGACTCCCCGGTATTTCTTGTCGGCCAGAGTCTCGGCGGGTGCATCGTCCTTCTCCATGACGGTACAAAACAGCCGGTGGCCGGCAGAATCGCGATCGCACCGGTGGTGGATCCCAAGCAAAATTTCCATGACACGATCCTGGGACCAGAGCTGTGGGAAGCAGCCGCAGCCGGACAGACGATTTCCCATTTTTACGGAAAGGGATTTTCGCTGCGGCCCGATCTTGTCCACGACATCCTCGAGCATGGGCACTCGCCTCTGGCCGCGTGCCAGTCCTATCGCGACCCGGTTTTGCTGGTCCACGGTACGGAGGATACGTCAGTGCCCGCAGCAGGCTCCACCCGGTTTGCCGAAGCGTACGGCGGTCCCGTCGAGCTTCTGCTGATGGAGGGGGCGGACCATAGCTTTTCCCGCCAGATGGATCTATTGCAACAGAAGATCGTGGAGTGGCTTTCCGCTCAGGCATACTAGCCTCGGAGGGACAAAGCCCGCTCTTTTCCGCGAAAAGGCCATGGAGGGGGTTCCGTGGCCTTTTGGTGCTGCCTATTTTCCCGGTGTAGCCTCCGGAGAGGGATTGCGGCGGGTCCACACCCAAAGAAGGAGGGCGGCTGCGCTGACCGTAGCGCCAAACAGGCAAACCGCATCCCAGCCCGCGTATGCGTAAAGATTGGTCGAAGCGATGGCACCTGTAGAGCTGCCGATGGAATAAAAAATCATGTACCCGGCAGTGAGCCGGCTCCGCGCTTCCGGGCGGACGGCGAAGATCAAGCTTTGGTTGGTGACGTGGACTGCCTGCACGGCCATATCCAGGATGACGATGCCGACCGCCAAGGCGGCCAGCGACGATTCCGTGAAGGTGATGGGCAGCCAGGAAACAAGCAAGAACAACAGGGCGATCCCGGTTGTTCGTTGCCCCAGCCCGCGATCGGCGAGCCGCCCCGCTCCTGCGGCAGCGACCGCGCCCACTGCGCCAGCGAGGCCGAATGCGCCGATGGCGGTATGCGACAGTGACAAGGGGGCCGAACTGAGAGGCAAGACGAGCGAAGTCCAGAGCGTGCTGAATGCCGTGAAAATCAAAAACGCGAATACGGCGCGGATGCGCAGGATTCTTTCCTGAACGAACAGCTCGATGATCGATCGCAGCAAAAGCAGGTAGGGAAGCCCCGTTCTTTTTTCTTTGGATGACGGCAGGACGCAAAGCAGGGCGACTGCCGTGACCAGCATGAGCACTGCCGAGACGAGATAGACAAAGCGCCAGCCCAGAAGGTCGGTCAGGATCCCTGCGAAAGTCCTCGCGAGGAGAATCCCGATCACGACTCCACTCGTCACTGCCCCGACGATGCGTCCTCGCTCAAGAGGGGCAGCCAGAGTGGAAGCGTACGACACGAGCACCTGCGTCACGACTGCCAGCATCCCGACGACAGCCAAGCCCGTGAATAATACGGGGATCGCGGGGGCCAGGCCAACTACCAAAAGGGCGGCTGCTGAAAGAAACATCATCCCTGCGATAAGCAGGCGCTGGTTCCAGGCATCGCCGAGCGGAACAAGGAGAAATAGTCCCAGTGCATAACAAACCTGCGTGACGGTAATGACGATGCCAATCCACGAATGGGAAATGCCGAACTCGCTGGCCAGGGAGTCCAGCAGGGGCTGTGCGTAGTAAACATTGGACACCGCCAGCCCGCAGGCTACGGAAAACAACAGAGTAACCTGGCGGGGCAGGGCTGAGGCGACTGTGCCATCCGCTGTGGGATGGTCCGTGGCGACGGCCTCTCTTTTGGCGAGCTTTTCCATACAATCCACTCCTTCTTGAAATTATTATGTACTCATCAGTATAATATACCAATCAGTACATTTTGCTTTGACGATAATGTACCGTCTGTTAACCTTGTTTGTCAATAGGGGGATCGCCTGGATTCTTGACATCGAGCAGGGGTTTGACAACAAGCTTCCACGATCGTAGAATCATAATATACCGAACGATATAAAAAGGGGTGCAAGAGTATGGTTCGACTTCGCGAGTTTGATGAGGAAAAGGCTTTGGACGCAGCCATGCAGCTCTTTTGGGAAAAAGGATACGAGGCAACCTCTTTAAGCGATTTGACCGCAAAAATGGGCATTTCCCGGCCGAGCCTGTACGCGGCCTACGGAGATAAAAAGGAACTGTTTGAGTCAGCGCTGCGCAAATACGCTCGCTCCCACGCCGCCTACGTAAGGGCCAGGCTCCAAAGCAGTTCCTCTGTCAAGGAGTCGTTTCGCTCCTACTTCGATGGGGTGGTGGAGGAGGCGTACGAAGGAGGGAAAAACCGGGGGTGCTTCTGCATCAATACGATGGTCGAGCTTGCCCCGCACGAAGAGATCTTTGCGATTCTGACGCGGGAGCATCAAATGTACCTCTCTGTGCTCTTCCAGGAAACCATCGAACGAGGCAAACAGTCGGGTGAGCTTGACGCCGCTGCGGACGCAAAAGCGTTGGCGCAGACCTTGGTCATATCGCTGATTGGACTTACGGTGCTGCTCAAGTCCAGGCCCGAACGAGCTTTCGTTGACAATTCCGTAACGGTGATGCTGTCTTTGCTCGGCTAAAAGCATTGGAAGGAGAGCGAACGCCATCATCCACTGGTTGATTCGAACCAAAAAGTCGGCCTGCCCGCATGCAGACCGACTTTATTTGTGAAGGGCCGAGGAAGGCGATCTCCCGAAGAAAGGCAGTAAGGATAAGATCACGTCCGGGATTGCAGATCGACAAAATAACGAACGACGTAATCACGAAACGTCCGAGCCGACTGGGAGAGATAACGATCTTTCCGCCAGGCGAGCTGGTACGTCCGCAGGCAGTAAGGCTTCTGGATCCGGATCAAATGGGCAGATCCGGCTTTTTCCCCAAGCGTCTGGGGCCAAAAGGCGACCCCGATCCCGGTCTGCAGGAAATGAGCGACGGCAGAGTGCTCGTCGACCTCGCAAATGATGTGGGGAGCAAATCCTGCCTGCTGGCAAAAACCGTCCGTCATCCAGCGGAAAGGGTTGTCTTCCTTGATGGAGATGAACGGCTCATGCGCCGCTTCCGCCAGATCGATTGTGGTTCGATTGGCCCAGCGATGGCCGGGTGGTACGGCCAGCAGGATCTCTTCGGTCAGGATGCTCACGCCGTCAATTCCCTCTCGCACAAGTGGCGGGAACGTGAAGCAAAAGTCAATCTCGCCCTTGATGAGCTGCTGCTCTTTTTCCGCGGCCGGGGCTTGCGTGATGCGCAGCTGGACGTCCGGGTGCAAGGCGAGAAAGGAGCCGATCATCTCGGAAAAGCATTTATGCGTCGTGGTAGAGACGAGTACCTTTCCCTGTTCCCTTCCAGCCAGATCGGCAATCTCCCGCTGTCCGTCATCCAACAAGGCGAGTGCTGCCTCGACTTTGCCGAGGAATGCTTTTCCGAAGGCATTTAATTGAATTTGCCGTCCCCTCCGGTCGAAAAGCGGGACGCCCAAATCTTCCTCCAGGCGGGAAATCGTCTTGCTCAAGGCAGGCTGAGCAATGCGGAGCTCCTGGGCTGCCTTTGTCATGTGCTCCAGCCTGGCCACCTTGCAAAAGTATTGCAGCTGCAACAATTCCAATGGCCTCACTCCAATTCATATACTTGAGTGTATAAATTGATTGGGAAAGATGTATTTTTGTTTATGATAGGGGAATTGTAGAATAAATCCTGCCAGATAGCAATCAGTCAAACGTGTCGCAAAAACGCTGGCAGGAAAGGATGAGTGTCCATGAAAGCGGCAGGAATTTTGACGTTTGGCCCCCCGGAAGTTTTGCAGTTGATCGAGGTCGATTCCCCGCAGGCAGGAAGACAAGAAGTGCGGGTTCAAGTCAAGGCGGCAGGTGTCCAGCCTTTCGATTTGGCTGTGCGAAGCGGCTGGGCTCCACCGGGAGGAGAGATCCGGTTTCCGCAGGTACTCGGAAATGAATTCGCCGGGATTGTAGATCAGGTCGGAGAAGAAGTAAGCGGCTTCTCGATCGGAGACGAAGTCATCGGCTTTCGCGTGCTGGGGTGTCAGGCTGAGTATGTGGTCGTCGGTCCGGAGCAACTGGTCAAAAAGCCGAAGGAAATGCCCTGGGAGGTAGCGGCTGTATTGCCGGCGTCGGGACAGACGGCGCATACCGCCTGGGAAGTGCTTGGAGTGCGCGAGGGGGAGACGGTGCTCGTTCATGCGGCCGCGGGTGGGGTCGGAACGTTCGCCGTTCAGATCGCCATAGCCAGAGGAGCGACGGTCATCGGGACGGCCAGTGAAAAAAATCATGAATACCTCCGCTCTCTCGGCGCTATTCCCGTCCGCTACGGTCCGGGACTCGTCGAGCGCGTGCGAGCCCTCACCCCCGACGGGGTTGACGCGGCGCTTGATGCAGCAGGGGCTGATGCGCTCATGGCCTCGGTGGAGCTGGTGCAGCAAAAGGAGCGGATCGGTACGATCGTGGCATTTGAGTTGGCGGAGCAGCTTGGCCTTCGATTCATCCGCAACCAGCGTTCCGCCGAACGGCTGCAGGAGCTCGTCGATTTGTATCGGCAAGGAAAGCTTCACATCACAATACGCGAGGCGTTTCCTCTACGTCAGGCAGCCGCCGCTCATCGCGAGCTGGAGTCAGGGCACGGGCGTGGGAAGATCGTCATCGTCATGGAGTAATGAGAGTAAAAGCCGGCCGGCATGCACACGGGCCGGCTTTTGGCTATCCTAAGCGTCATGCAGGGGCAGGACGATTTTGATCCCGAGCCCTCCGCCTGCAGGCAGAAACGCGCAGATTTCCCCATCCTGCTTTTCGATCATGCCTTTGCAAATGGCGAGCCCGAGTCCGCTGCCGTTTTTCACTTTCGAGCGGGCCTTGTCCACGCGGTAAAACGGATCGAATATTTTTTGCAGCTCTTCCGCCGGCACTCCGGGTCCGTTGTCGGTCAGCTCGAAGATCGCGTGTTCGCCATCGGTGTAGACGCTCATCGAGACGCGTACATGATCGCAGCCGTGGGAATGATTGAGCGAATTGTGGATGATGTTGGCGAATACCCGGCGGATCCGCTGCTCGTCGACGAACAGGAACGGGTTTCCTTCAAAGGAACAGTCACAATGAAAATCCGCGGCGAAAGTCGGCAGCTCCTCCTTGTACTCCGACGCGATCGATTCCACGAAGGAAACGAGCGGCACCTTTTTTCTGGTCAACAGCGGATGGTTGGCGTTTTGGACGTACTCGGAGAGGTCTTGCGTGAGCTTTTCGATTTCCGTCGCTTTCCGATAAATGATCTGGTAATATTCCAGGCGTTTCTCCTCCGAATGCACGCGCCCCTTCATCAGCCGCTCGATGTATCCCTTGATGGAAGTCAGCGGAGTCTTGAGATCGTGCGAAATCGCGGCCATGGCAGCAGACTGCTTCCGCTTTTCCAGCGAGAGAGTCTCGTTGGCCAGAAGCAGGGAGCTGTAGATTTTTTCCCACTCCATTTCGCTCGGGTATCTGGGCATCCCTTCCTTCAGGAGCTCGCTGTGCTTTTGGTAAAACGTCACGAGCGGCAGCATCGCCAGTCTGCGGCTGTATACCGCAAGAAAGATCGTCGACAGGCAAAAAAGCAGAACGGATACGCCAAGGAAGTGGCTGGACGCCTGAAGCGGACGCAGCATGTTCCACGTGACCGGGTGGGTAAAGGTAAACACGTATTGATGCTTCTCGTCCGTGTACTGGTCGTCCTGCAGGGTGACGGAGAAGATGTTGTGCGATAAAGAGTCGGCCGTAATGGACTTCTCTTTGGTCCGGTCGAACATGCTGATGCGCATGGAGTGGTTCTGGGCATACGTGTGCAAAAATTCGCGGGTCTCGCCAGGCTTGCCCCGCAGCTTGTTGATCTCTTCGATAAACTGACGGTCCTGCTGCTGAAATCCGTGCCGCAGCTTTTCCCATTCCGAAGCAAAATCGGCGATTTCAAATTTCCAGTAGTACACGCCAAGGATGAGCAGGCAAAGAAACAGGACGACGCAGTGAGCGATGAGCAGCTTGACTTGGATGTGGTTTTTCACTGCATGTCACCGACGAACTTGTAACCGATGCCCCAGACGGTTTTGATGTAATGTTTGTCCTGCTCCAGCTTGGAACGCAGGTTTTTGATGTGGACGGTCACGGTATTGATGTCCCCGAACTCGGTCTCGCCCCAGATGGCGTTGTAGATCTGTTCGCGGCTGAGTACCCGGTTCGCGTTTTCGGCCAGGTACAACAGAATCTGGAACTCCTTGGTCGACAGCTCCACCCGTTTATCGTGATGGAAGACCTCAAACGTATCCTTGTTGATCGTGAGGCTTCCGCTGTGTATGAGCTTGGCTGCAGATATGTATCGATTTTCCCGGCGGAGATGAGCGCGTACCCTGGCGATCAGCTCCGAAATGCTGAACGGCTTCAATATGTAGTCGTCCGCGCCGACCTCCAGGCCGATGACCCGGTCCAGCTCCCTGTCCTTCGCGCTGAGGAACAGAATGGGAATGTTGACAGCATTGCGTATTTTCCGGCAAACGTCCAGGCCGTCCATCTCCGGCATCATGATGTCGAGCAAAATCAGGGAAAGGGAAGGATCCAGCGCTTTTTCCAGCGCCTCTTTGCCGTTTGACGCTTCCACGGTGAGAAAGCCTTCGTCCTGAAAGCTCTCTGCGAGCAGACGCACAATATCGGGATCATCGTCGGCGATTAAGATGGTTGGGCTATTCATTTGAAGACCTCCTTATTCACCATTATTATAAATAGTTACGCTTCTCAGGAATATAAGGAGTAAATGCCTTCCCAGTAAAAAAAAGGCGTTCCGGTCGCGGAACACCTTTTTCGTGCTGATTCTTAGTTGGAATCGTCGCTTGGTCCTGGGAAGCTGAGCCAGTTCGTCGTCAAGCTGTCCACGGTAGTTGCGGAAGCCGCAGGTGCAGTCGCAGCGGTGCCATCCGTAGTTGTGGACGTTGCAGGAGACGTTGCAGCCTCGCCGGTAGTCGGGTTGACGATGCTGTGGTATTCTCCGACCATAGTAGTAAAGACGCTGGCAGTACTTTCTTTGTCATCGTCGCTTTTTGCGAAGGCCGGAACAGCCAGAGACGCTGTAATTGCCAGTGCGGCAGTCAGAGCTACGAAACGACAGGCTTTTTTCATGATTTTCATCCTCCATGATCCCTCTCCCCAGAGGGGGGAATATCTTCAAGTTTTGTTATAAACCACATTTCTGTAATCCTTCTGAAAAAAGTATGAAGTTTTATGAAGAACTGCACGAAGAAGTGCATTTGGGCGGCTCAACCTTAAAAGTAATTATTTTCGGAATAAACTTGAGCGAGAAATCGTTCAAAATAGTTGATATTTTACTAACAATGTGTAGTACTAGAGAAGTAGGATTTCATACTAAGGAGATGTAGAAGATGGAGTGTCAGCTAACGATTACCCTGGCGGAGCAAAAAAAGGAGAAGCCTTCGGCAGATAAGCTTGGGTTCGGCGTGCATTTTACCGATCACATGTTTACGATGGACTATACGGAAGGGAAGGGATGGCACGATCCGCAAATCGTACCGTACTCCCCGCTCACACTCGACCCCGCAGCCATGGTTTTCCACTACGGTCAGGCTGTGTTTGAAGGATTGAAAGCCTACCGCAATCAGGAAGACAGCGTCTGGCTGTTTCGGCCGGACCAAAACTTCAAGCGCATGAACCGCTCCCTGAGCCGCCTCAGCATGCCCCTGATCGACGAGGAATTCGTGCTCGAGGCGCTGAAAAAGCTGGTTGCTATTGAAAAAGAATGGATTCCGACGGAGAGCGGAACGTCTCTATATATTCGTCCTTTCGTAATTGCGACGGAAGCGTGCTTCGGCGTCCGCGCTTCGCATACGTACAAATTCGTCATCCTTCTGTCCCCGGTAGGCGCTTACTACTCCGGCGGCATGAAGCCGGTCAAAATTTACGTGGAAAACAACTACGTCCGGGCAGTGCGCGGCGGCACCGGAAACGCCAAAACCGCGGGCAACTACGCGGGCAGCCTGAAAGCGCAGGAGGAAGCGAAAGAGAAAGGCTACGAGCAAGTGCTCTGGCTGGATGGCATCGAGAACAAATACGTGGAAGAAGTCGGCAGCATGAACGTGTTCTTCAAGGTCAAGGGCGAGGTGTGGGTCCCTGCTTTGAACGGCAGCATTCTGGAAGGGATCACACGTGATTCCACGATTCACTTGCTGAAAGACTGGGGCGTGCCCGTGGTCGAAAAGCGCGTTTCGATGGAGGATCTGTACGAGGCGTACACCAAAGGGGAGCTCGAGGAAGCATTCGGCACCGGTACCGCCGCCGTCATCTCGCCGATCGGGGAGATGAGCTGGAACGGCCTTCGCATGGTCATCAACAAGGAAGAGACCGGACCGCTGACGACCAAGCTTTACGATACCATGACAGGCATTCAGTACGGCCAGCTCGAAGACAAGTTCGGCTGGTCTGTAAAAGTAACGGAATAGCCCAGACGCAACGAGCAGGCACAGTCGTCCTCGAACGAAGAGGAAGGCTGTGCCTTTTGCGTTCCACGTAATCAAAATTTTATGATCGTCCAAAATAACAATAGTAAAAATAATGAAAAGAGAAGTAAAGATAGTGGAAAGAAAAAAGTTAGAAAATTATTAAAATTAATACTACTGCACCGCAATTTTTCATGATTACTCATTTGCAAAAGGGGGCCTTCATTCGTGAAAAAAAAGAGCAAGCTTCGTTCCATCCTCGCCCTGTCCGTGCTGATCGCAACCGTTCTCACGGGTTGCGCATCCGGGCAGCAGGCCAATAGCCCGACCGGCGCAAGCAAAGCAGCGGACAGCCAAACGAAAACCGCTCCCGCGCCTGCGGAGGGAGGCACTTTGATCATCGCCCGCTTGTCCGACGCCAACAATCTCGATCCGCATTTCAGCACCCAGATCAACTCGATGGCGGTCGTTCAGCACAAACTGTACGAGGGACTCGTGCTGCAAGGGCCGAACAGCG
Proteins encoded:
- a CDS encoding alpha/beta fold hydrolase, producing the protein MKDHKWIERNGKRLSAMIHLPDGVANPPVVIFCHGFTGEKVGGNQFVLRLANAVEAAGYAAIRFDFSGSGESAGIFEQDTTISGWTDDLRNVVEWTRQEPLFRDSPVFLVGQSLGGCIVLLHDGTKQPVAGRIAIAPVVDPKQNFHDTILGPELWEAAAAGQTISHFYGKGFSLRPDLVHDILEHGHSPLAACQSYRDPVLLVHGTEDTSVPAAGSTRFAEAYGGPVELLLMEGADHSFSRQMDLLQQKIVEWLSAQAY
- a CDS encoding MFS transporter; translated protein: MDCMEKLAKREAVATDHPTADGTVASALPRQVTLLFSVACGLAVSNVYYAQPLLDSLASEFGISHSWIGIVITVTQVCYALGLFLLVPLGDAWNQRLLIAGMMFLSAAALLVVGLAPAIPVLFTGLAVVGMLAVVTQVLVSYASTLAAPLERGRIVGAVTSGVVIGILLARTFAGILTDLLGWRFVYLVSAVLMLVTAVALLCVLPSSKEKRTGLPYLLLLRSIIELFVQERILRIRAVFAFLIFTAFSTLWTSLVLPLSSAPLSLSHTAIGAFGLAGAVGAVAAAGAGRLADRGLGQRTTGIALLFLLVSWLPITFTESSLAALAVGIVILDMAVQAVHVTNQSLIFAVRPEARSRLTAGYMIFYSIGSSTGAIASTNLYAYAGWDAVCLFGATVSAAALLLWVWTRRNPSPEATPGK
- a CDS encoding TetR/AcrR family transcriptional regulator; amino-acid sequence: MVRLREFDEEKALDAAMQLFWEKGYEATSLSDLTAKMGISRPSLYAAYGDKKELFESALRKYARSHAAYVRARLQSSSSVKESFRSYFDGVVEEAYEGGKNRGCFCINTMVELAPHEEIFAILTREHQMYLSVLFQETIERGKQSGELDAAADAKALAQTLVISLIGLTVLLKSRPERAFVDNSVTVMLSLLG
- a CDS encoding LysR family transcriptional regulator, which translates into the protein MELLQLQYFCKVARLEHMTKAAQELRIAQPALSKTISRLEEDLGVPLFDRRGRQIQLNAFGKAFLGKVEAALALLDDGQREIADLAGREQGKVLVSTTTHKCFSEMIGSFLALHPDVQLRITQAPAAEKEQQLIKGEIDFCFTFPPLVREGIDGVSILTEEILLAVPPGHRWANRTTIDLAEAAHEPFISIKEDNPFRWMTDGFCQQAGFAPHIICEVDEHSAVAHFLQTGIGVAFWPQTLGEKAGSAHLIRIQKPYCLRTYQLAWRKDRYLSQSARTFRDYVVRYFVDLQSRT
- a CDS encoding NADP-dependent oxidoreductase, whose protein sequence is MKAAGILTFGPPEVLQLIEVDSPQAGRQEVRVQVKAAGVQPFDLAVRSGWAPPGGEIRFPQVLGNEFAGIVDQVGEEVSGFSIGDEVIGFRVLGCQAEYVVVGPEQLVKKPKEMPWEVAAVLPASGQTAHTAWEVLGVREGETVLVHAAAGGVGTFAVQIAIARGATVIGTASEKNHEYLRSLGAIPVRYGPGLVERVRALTPDGVDAALDAAGADALMASVELVQQKERIGTIVAFELAEQLGLRFIRNQRSAERLQELVDLYRQGKLHITIREAFPLRQAAAAHRELESGHGRGKIVIVME
- a CDS encoding HAMP domain-containing sensor histidine kinase — translated: MKNHIQVKLLIAHCVVLFLCLLILGVYYWKFEIADFASEWEKLRHGFQQQDRQFIEEINKLRGKPGETREFLHTYAQNHSMRISMFDRTKEKSITADSLSHNIFSVTLQDDQYTDEKHQYVFTFTHPVTWNMLRPLQASSHFLGVSVLLFCLSTIFLAVYSRRLAMLPLVTFYQKHSELLKEGMPRYPSEMEWEKIYSSLLLANETLSLEKRKQSAAMAAISHDLKTPLTSIKGYIERLMKGRVHSEEKRLEYYQIIYRKATEIEKLTQDLSEYVQNANHPLLTRKKVPLVSFVESIASEYKEELPTFAADFHCDCSFEGNPFLFVDEQRIRRVFANIIHNSLNHSHGCDHVRVSMSVYTDGEHAIFELTDNGPGVPAEELQKIFDPFYRVDKARSKVKNGSGLGLAICKGMIEKQDGEICAFLPAGGGLGIKIVLPLHDA
- a CDS encoding response regulator transcription factor; the protein is MNSPTILIADDDPDIVRLLAESFQDEGFLTVEASNGKEALEKALDPSLSLILLDIMMPEMDGLDVCRKIRNAVNIPILFLSAKDRELDRVIGLEVGADDYILKPFSISELIARVRAHLRRENRYISAAKLIHSGSLTINKDTFEVFHHDKRVELSTKEFQILLYLAENANRVLSREQIYNAIWGETEFGDINTVTVHIKNLRSKLEQDKHYIKTVWGIGYKFVGDMQ
- a CDS encoding branched-chain amino acid aminotransferase, with the translated sequence MECQLTITLAEQKKEKPSADKLGFGVHFTDHMFTMDYTEGKGWHDPQIVPYSPLTLDPAAMVFHYGQAVFEGLKAYRNQEDSVWLFRPDQNFKRMNRSLSRLSMPLIDEEFVLEALKKLVAIEKEWIPTESGTSLYIRPFVIATEACFGVRASHTYKFVILLSPVGAYYSGGMKPVKIYVENNYVRAVRGGTGNAKTAGNYAGSLKAQEEAKEKGYEQVLWLDGIENKYVEEVGSMNVFFKVKGEVWVPALNGSILEGITRDSTIHLLKDWGVPVVEKRVSMEDLYEAYTKGELEEAFGTGTAAVISPIGEMSWNGLRMVINKEETGPLTTKLYDTMTGIQYGQLEDKFGWSVKVTE